TTACATTCATGGATACAACCCCTTTAGATAAGATTGGATATATTGTCAATTTTATATTACTTGACGTAAGTTAAGTCCATGTTAACTAAAGGTTAAAGTTTATAGGGGCGGTTAATAACTTTAATATAAGTTACTAACCGTCCCTTGTAATTTTCATTTAACGACACGTTTAAGATAATATATCTTTACTCTCCATTTCCTTATCCTCTAAGAGCTGATTTGTATAAAGGCTATAGTAATACCCCTTTTTCTTTAATAACTCTCTATGGTTGCCTGACTCCGTAATATTCCCATTTCTTATAACAAGAATTTTATCAGCAGATACAATGGTTGAAAGTCTATGAGCAACTACAAAGCTAGTTCTACTTTTTAGAACCTTTTCTATAGCATTTTGTATCATTTTTTCTGTTTCTGTATCTATAGATGATGTAGCCTCATCGAGGACAAACAATGCTGGATTTGCGAGTATTGCTCTAGCGAAGGATATAAGTTGTTTCTCTCCTGTTGACAAATTGCCTCCACCTTCACCAACCTGCGTATCATATTTCTTATCAAGTTTACTTATAAAATTATGAGCATTTACAAGCTTTGCTGCATTTTCAATTTCGAGTATTGATGCATTAAGTTTACCATATATAATATTATCTCTAATTGTTCCACTAAATAGATGTGGGCTTTGAAGCACATATCCAATATTTGATTGAAGCCATAATAATGATCTTTTTCTGTAATCTATACCATCAATTAATATTTCCCCACTAGAAGGTTCATAAAATCTACAAAGTAAGTTTACTAAGGTGCTTTTGCCAGAACCTGTTTCTCCAACTAGCGCTATAGTTTCACCTTTATTAACCTTTAAGTTAAAGTTTTTAAACACCTTTTCTCCATTTTTATATGTAAAACATACATCCTTAAATTCTATATCCCCATGTATTTTTTCCCAATTTTCTCTTTTTGCATCAAATAAATCACCATATTTTTTTATCACATCTTTACTGTCCCATATATCAGGTTTTGTTTCTATTAAACCTATAATTCTTTCTGCAGATGCTTGTGCATTCTGAAGTTCTGCAATTGTTCCAGCTAAACGATTTATAGGGTCAAAAAACTGAACTGTATAGGCAATAAACATTACAAAAGTTCCATAAGATAAATCACCTGCTATAATTTTTTCCCCACCTATCCATAAAACAAAACCCACACCTAAACTACCCATAGATATAACTATAGGTAGAAATAAAGCAGAAAATACTGCAGCTTTCACCGATGAGTTTCTCATTTTACCTGCATCTAATTTAAACTCTTTTAAGTTTTCTTCTTCACGAACAAGAGTTTTAGTAGTTTTAGCCCCAGATACCTCTTCACTAAAATCCGCGGTTAAACGTGAATTAAATTTTCTAACAACTCTATATGATTTAAGGATTTTCTTTTGAAAATACATTCCTATTAAAAATAGAACCGGTACCACACTCATACATATAAGAGTTAATCCTACATTATTATAAAGCATTACTCCTATGAATCCAGCCATCATAACTAGTGCCCATACCATGTCAATTAGTCCCCATGATATTATTTCACTAAGTTTTGTTACATCCGAGGTCATTCTTGCCATAAGCCATCCCACAGAGGATGTATCATAATATGAAAAAGATAACTCTTGAAGCCTTTTAAAACCAATTTTCCTTATATGATAGGCCAAGTGTGTTTCTATTTTGCCTGCATGTATTATAAATAATCTTACATTTAATCCTTGAAAAACAATAACACAAAAATATACTAATGCAAATATGGGAAGCCCATCTATAGTTTTCTTAACTATAAAATTATCGATTGCATACTTCGTCAGTAGCGGCATTACTACGTCAATACCTGCCACTCCAACCATTAGAAGTGCTAAAAAAATAAGTCCATTTTTGAATTCTGACAGATATTTAAAAAGTTTTCTCCATATACCTATATCTATTTTTTGAGTTGATTTACGTTTATCTATTCTATCCATAATATTACCTGCCTTTTACTCATAACTTACTGGCGCATCGTCCGTAAAATCATCAATATTTGTTTGTATCTCCCATATTCTTTTATAAATACCTTCTTCTTTAATAAGCATTTCATGGGTTCCTATGTTTTCAATCTTTCCATGATTTAATACTATTATTTTATCTGCATCCATTACTGTTGAAATTCTGTGAGAAATTATGAATGTAGTACTGTTTTCACTCCTCTTTTTTAGTTTTCCCCTTATGATTCTATCAGTTTCAGAATCAACTGCACTTAATGAATCATCAAATATTAGTATTGGCATATCTTTAACAAGTGTTCTTGCTATGGCCACTCTTTGCCTTTGTCCTCCTGAAAGTGTAACACCTTTCTCTCCAACAACAGTGTCATACCCCTTCTCAAAGGTCGTTATAACATTATGCACAGCAGCTACACTAGCTGCACTATAGATTTCTATATCCTCTGAGTGTATCTTTGCCATTTTAATATTTTCTTTTATACTTCTTGAGTAAAGAAAGGGTTCTTGAAGCACTATACCTACATTACTTCTCATATGTTTTCTTTCAATATCCTTAAGTTCTATTCCATCAATTTTTATAGACCCACTATTATAGTCATAAAGCCTTAATAATAGATGTACGAGTGATGACTTACCTGAACCCGTTGGCCCAACAATTGCAACCGTTTCACCCCTCGCAACCTTGAAAGTTAAATCTTTTAGAATTTCATTACCTTCCTCGTATTCAAAGCACACATTTTCAAAAATCATTTCTCCTTTGATCTCACTCTTAAGAGCCTTTCCCTCTTCCCTTTCAACTGGAGTATCGAGGATCTTAGATATCCTCTTAAGTGAAACTGACATTTTACCCATGTCAGTTAGAACGCGACCCAGCTGCCTTACTGGCCACAATAACATTCCCTCATAGGTATTAAATACCACCAAAGTACCTAGACTTATTACTCCATTAACTGCAAAATAAATACCCGAAACTAAAACTAGACCAATTTGAGTCATACAAAGTATATCAGATGATGACCAATAAACTGATTCTAGTTTTACTAATTTGAAATTTAAATCTCTATATTTCTTATTTTCTTTTTCATATTTTTCAATTTCAAAACTCTGTCTTCCAAATGCTTTTACAACCCTAACTCCACTTAAATTTTCTTGAAGAATAGTTGTTAGAACACCCTCTTGTTCATCTGCTTTTTCAAAAGTACTTTTAATTTTATAAAAAAACACATATGAAAATATAAAAATAATTGGTACTATTACCATGGCAATAATCGTCATCTTCTTATTAAGTGACAACATCATTATTATTGCAAATACTACTATAAAAAATGCCCTTCCTATTTCCACCATTTGCGTTGCAAAAAACTTTCTAACGGTTTCCACATCCGATGTACATCTTTGAATGAGATCTCCTGATTCTGCTTTCACATGATACTCATATGGCAAATTTTGAATATGATCATAAAGCTTCACTCTCATATTTCTTGATATATTTTCAGCAGCCCTAGCTGAAAAATTCCCACTCAAGAATAAGAAAATACCTC
This window of the Clostridium estertheticum genome carries:
- a CDS encoding ABC transporter ATP-binding protein — protein: MDRIDKRKSTQKIDIGIWRKLFKYLSEFKNGLIFLALLMVGVAGIDVVMPLLTKYAIDNFIVKKTIDGLPIFALVYFCVIVFQGLNVRLFIIHAGKIETHLAYHIRKIGFKRLQELSFSYYDTSSVGWLMARMTSDVTKLSEIISWGLIDMVWALVMMAGFIGVMLYNNVGLTLICMSVVPVLFLIGMYFQKKILKSYRVVRKFNSRLTADFSEEVSGAKTTKTLVREEENLKEFKLDAGKMRNSSVKAAVFSALFLPIVISMGSLGVGFVLWIGGEKIIAGDLSYGTFVMFIAYTVQFFDPINRLAGTIAELQNAQASAERIIGLIETKPDIWDSKDVIKKYGDLFDAKRENWEKIHGDIEFKDVCFTYKNGEKVFKNFNLKVNKGETIALVGETGSGKSTLVNLLCRFYEPSSGEILIDGIDYRKRSLLWLQSNIGYVLQSPHLFSGTIRDNIIYGKLNASILEIENAAKLVNAHNFISKLDKKYDTQVGEGGGNLSTGEKQLISFARAILANPALFVLDEATSSIDTETEKMIQNAIEKVLKSRTSFVVAHRLSTIVSADKILVIRNGNITESGNHRELLKKKGYYYSLYTNQLLEDKEMESKDILS
- a CDS encoding ABC transporter ATP-binding protein produces the protein MKKLINLTKGNRVLYIVAIVSIAAATFIAMLEPLIIKITIDSVIGNKPMDVIKPLQDIIMAVGGKEVLITNLWVCALSLVTLTCIRGIFLFLSGNFSARAAENISRNMRVKLYDHIQNLPYEYHVKAESGDLIQRCTSDVETVRKFFATQMVEIGRAFFIVVFAIIMMLSLNKKMTIIAMVIVPIIFIFSYVFFYKIKSTFEKADEQEGVLTTILQENLSGVRVVKAFGRQSFEIEKYEKENKKYRDLNFKLVKLESVYWSSSDILCMTQIGLVLVSGIYFAVNGVISLGTLVVFNTYEGMLLWPVRQLGRVLTDMGKMSVSLKRISKILDTPVEREEGKALKSEIKGEMIFENVCFEYEEGNEILKDLTFKVARGETVAIVGPTGSGKSSLVHLLLRLYDYNSGSIKIDGIELKDIERKHMRSNVGIVLQEPFLYSRSIKENIKMAKIHSEDIEIYSAASVAAVHNVITTFEKGYDTVVGEKGVTLSGGQRQRVAIARTLVKDMPILIFDDSLSAVDSETDRIIRGKLKKRSENSTTFIISHRISTVMDADKIIVLNHGKIENIGTHEMLIKEEGIYKRIWEIQTNIDDFTDDAPVSYE